The Arctopsyche grandis isolate Sample6627 chromosome 7, ASM5162203v2, whole genome shotgun sequence genome includes a window with the following:
- the LOC143914976 gene encoding uncharacterized protein LOC143914976, whose amino-acid sequence MTLLMKCCHCFELRAGILFIGWLDLVCAIIQYIFSISFFFYMSHQSDSKVPNRELAIHMGSLIFVSIVAILINLALIYGTYKSVKSLLIPWLLIVGLFILLTVAVALYLGIKLLYTDKMIEYGGLIILFGLSIAGVNLYCWLCVLSLYQKIKNEKRSKPEKRLSCVPDNFISPPKYNDEDEL is encoded by the exons atGACTCTACTAATGAAATGTTGTCACTGCTTTGAACTACGTGCTGGTATTTTATTCATCGGTTGGTTAGATCTG GTGTGTgcaattatacaatacatattttcaattagcttttttttctatatgtcaCATCAAAGCGACTCAAAAGTTCCCAATAGAG AATTAGCGATACATATGGGTTCATTGATATTCGTTTCCATTGTGGCCATTCTTATAAATTTAGCACTCATCTACGGAACATACAAG TCGGTGAAGTCATTGTTGATTCCGTGGCTACTAATAGTCgggttgtttattttattgactGTTGCAGTTGCTCTGTATTTAGGAATTAAATTACTTTATACAGATAAAATGATAGAATATGGTGGATTAATTATACTATTCGGATTGTCAATTGctg GAGTAAATTTGTATTGTTGGCTTTGTGTACTAAGCCTTtaccaaaaaattaaaaacgaaaaGCGCTCAAAGCCTGAAAAACGTCTTTCATGTGTACCTGACAATTTCATATCACCGCCTAAATATAATGATGAAgatgaattataa
- the LOC143914676 gene encoding uncharacterized protein LOC143914676, producing the protein MVVLDKCCCCFSLKNGILCIIWFCLFENIINLSSLIFEYSNLRTYKFEDNLNKEVFNEAFTPVFSLVVATEVIDIITGAVLLYGVYSKKKLMLLPWLVNNGLGIIFITLSILIGSIVCFLIKDMASYGFSLLFMGIFVCGIYIYIWLCVFSFYQKLKEDSVITGRRDGEVEPMVSERFEMTPPAYSRLQNKPVANTPAAETVG; encoded by the exons ATGGTGGTCTTGGACAAGTGTTGTTGCTGCTTTAGCCTGAAGAACGGAATTTTATGTATCATTTGGTTTTGTTTG tttgaaaatattattaatctcTCCAgtcttatttttgaatattcaaatttaaggACCTATAAATTCGAGGACAATCTGAATAAAGAGGTTTTCAATGaag CTTTCACACCAGTATTCAGCTTAGTTGTCGCTACAGAAGTAATTGACATTATAACGGGTGCTGTTCTCCTCTATGGCGTCTATTCA AAAAAAAAACTGATGTTGCTTCCTTGGTTGGTTAATAATGGTCTTggcattattttcattacattgagtATCTTGATTGGAAGTATTGTATGCTTCTTAATTAAAGACATGGCAAGCTATGGGTTTAGTCTTTTATTTATGGGTATTTTTGTATGTG gaatatacatttacatttgGCTGTGTGTGTTCagtttttatcaaaagcttaaAGAAGACTCGGTGATTACGGGTCGTCGTGACGGAGAAGTTGAGCCCATGGTATCAGAAAGATTTGAAATGACCCCACCTGCTTACAGTAGGTTGCAAAATAAACCTGTAGCGAACACCCCTGCTGCTGAAACAGTGGGGTAA
- the LOC143914813 gene encoding uncharacterized protein LOC143914813, which yields MVVLDKWCCCLSLRTGTLVIGWLGLMGSISDLVYLICDFPDMGITPPDSINKETFDHVMRSMSSSFIGTEIIGILMNIALLYAVNSNKKLMLLPWLITKGLGISVASLFFFLGGIACFFVENMTGLGSLLLTVGVLTCGIYLYIWLCVLSLYQRLSEEEIMNLRHNNEEAGVMATNRIDMSPPAYSKLQNV from the exons ATGGTCGTCTTGGACAAATGGTGTTGTTGCCTCAGCCTGAGGACTGGCACTCTGGTTATCGGCTGGCTCGGTTTG atggGAAGTATTTCTGATCtcgtttatttaatttgtgaTTTTCCGGATATGGGTATAACACCACCCGATTCTATCAACAAAGAAACTTTCGATCATG TTATGCGGTCAATGTCGAGCTCTTTCATCGGTACCGAGATCATTGGTATTCTTATGAACATTGCTCTCCTATATGCGGTCAATTCG AATAAAAAGTTGATGTTACTTCCATGGTTGATTACTAAAGGTCTCGGCATTTCTGTTGCTTCTTTGTTTTTCTTCTTAGGAGGCATTGCGTGCTTCTTCGTTGAGAATATGACAGGATTAGGTTCTTTGCTTTTAACTGTGGGTGTTCTTACATGCG gtatatatttgtacatttggcTGTGCGTACTCAGTTTATATCAGCGATTGAGCGAGGAAGAAATTATGAATTTACGCCATAACAACGAAGAAGCAGGAGTTATGGCCACGAATAGAATAGACATGTCCCCGCCTGCTTACAGCAAATTgcaaaatgtttaa